The genomic DNA GACACACATAGTATTAATTTCATCAAATTGCACGTTTTATATCATGCATGGGAAGAAGCCAATGGGGCTCACAAAAAGTCTAGTTGTGCTAGGGTGGCCCACAACGTCGACCGCGTCAGCTTTCCGTTAtgaaattaaaggaaaattgaCACCGTACTATgccatgaaaaaaattcaaaatatcgtgCAATTTGGTAAAATAAATACGACATTTGTTATGtggagaaaattttcaaaatattgtgTTGTACGGTAAAATGTACccaagaatattttattttatttattttaaataaaaatcaatattgatttttctaatattatgtggattgtttttcatttttatttttctacacTTTAAAatcttcaaaaaaaatttccagtCAACTTCACAATCTTCTATAAGAAATTCTTTTATAcagaattctttttttattttatcatattgAATGTGTTAATACGCTTTTTTTATACTCATTGATCACTTGAAGATAACTTTATCCTTCAACATGTACTCACATCTTATTATTGTAAGTAAGTGTCATTTTTGACAACCTAAAGCCATTCGGCTGATAGATGAATTAGCATCCACTGATGATTGAAATGGATGGGGTGGGAATATCATTTTTGCATGTTGAAATGGATGCCTTGTTTAAGATCTCATTTTGGGCGCAGGTAACTCTtaacagattttttttttcttctattgTACATGATTGCAGGCTCCTAGCCAACCAGTTCCGTAGATTTAGAGGCAACCACATCTATTGGGACGCAAACTTTTGAGCGGATGCTTCAGCAAAGATAGGAACAACGTTACAACAACAGTTCATGCATTTTGCTAAACCATCGGTTTATATTAGACTTCTTCTCTTGGGAGAATTATCGAATGCTTCTTCTTCACACTCTGTAGGCCTAAGTATGGGCATGGACCCGACATGATGCATTAGCATCCGCTTTTGATTGAATGAATGCAGtaccatttaaaaaaaaaaccattcgAATATGATTAGCCTTTCAGTTCTAAGTTAGAGTCATTTGTCAAAAATACATTAAATCATACTTTATAGAAGTATTCAAGTATCCATAGGTCTTAAAAATATACAGTTTATAATTAAGCGCGAACTCGTAGTCAATTCAGTTGTTCGCCTCTTTGCCATCCCGATCTGACCCCGTACGTCTTTTCTTTGTCTGGCTCCTTATTCACATTCAACTAGAATTATGTAACGGGCATCGGATGCTGCATTTATAAAACGTGACcgcatatataatttataaattatatatatatatatatttatatatatatatttgaggaATATAGTGGGGAGCAGGATTCTCCATTTGGCCTTGAAACAATGAATTCCATTGTTGAAAATTGGCTTCAAGTGTTACCTCTAAGtcttttttcttcataatCTCGATTGGgaataaacaaaagaaagaaaaggggagATTCCTTGGAAATTGAAGGACTCCCCCAATTGTTTGAGCCAATCCATTCAAATTTGAGCAAACACCATCATTAAACCCTCCCCCACAACAACTCCAACGATTTTCTTgatttatgtatataaataaatataaaaataaaaacaaacgATTCAATTTAGTGACATGTACCATtacttaataatttaaaattttcagttCAATTTTCATAAATGAAACTATTAGTaacgtttttatttttcttttttttttttcattttttcgtaCAAAACTTATAAGCCctttttataatgaaaaaaataaagtaaaatatgTATTCTTCCCGAAAATATATTTCCCTTCTTTCGGCTGAATAAAAGCCACATTGTCCCTTTTGGGAGTATCCTTCCACAATAAGGACCATAAAACACATGCTTCATTCTGATCTGACGATGAGAGTAAACTTACTACAGGAGGGGCCTCCATATCTTCTTCACGTTACCTGTGCTCTACCAGTTCTTTTAGTTCGaaataagaaagaaattgCAAGGATAGGAAATAATGATTTGTACGATAATATTTCGTCAATATATCATCGATTGATCTTAGGTTTTCAGTAACGTACAATGGCTATGAAGCACCATGTGAGCATGCTTCATATGTCATATCGGGAAATTGTCCCCGTACTCCACTTTTTTCGCCTATCTTGCTGTTCAGTTGCAAAACTAGGTATGACTATCGGATGGGATACCCCCCGAGTACACCCGCGTTCTCCGTGCAAAATACTAACGATCAAGAAGATCTTTCTCAGCAAATTCTCGACATGGTGTCTCGGATTAATCGGCTTACTTGATTATGTTAcgcccttcttcttcttctacatTTCTTCCCCTTTCTTCAAACAATGATTTGGCTCTCACTATTTACGGAAGAAGAAACATCAGATGTGCCAGAAATCACCACCAACAACCTTCCCTAGTGGGAACAAAATTTCCAATCTCAAGCAACCCATattattctctttcttttgttttactCCCCAGTTGTTTTGgcttttctttatcttttttttgtcagtacccagaaaatttgtttttccaaCATGTACCGGAAGACTTTTCGAGGGCAAAGAAAACAGAGAAATGACAATAGAGAGGGAGGCAACAAGATTCTTCTGCTtccaccaccacctccacctccAATAATGCAACCACCACCCACCATTCCCTCTACATAATGTCAAATTAGCCAATTAGGTACCATATCGACTAAACTGTTCTCCCTTCCCTCTCTCCCAGAGGGAAAAGATGTGGTCGCAGATATGATTCGGAGTCGGCTTCGCTTCCGGACTGAGCacgtattttatatatatatatatatatatattggcgTGAATTCGATGATAAAAggattccttttctttttacatcGGGCATTTCGTATCCTAGAATGAACAAATTCAACTTAAATGGGGGGTGAAACTGAATGGATTAAGAAAATAACCTTATCCCTCCAAATTCTCTCCATCCCTTTCCCTCCATCTGCATCCAGCCAAACAAGTCATAATGCACCATTCTCCATTATCCTATAGCCCTTTTTCACCATTTTTATATAACTGTTCTGTCTTCACATGTCACAtttgagagagaggagaaatataaataaataaaaaaagaaggggcAAAAACACTTCAGGAACAGCCAGCCAACAGAACTCAGCAGCAGATATTGCAAAAGACGAGAACATTGAATGGGACAGAGAAAATGCATGGGCCATGTTTATTAAGATTGATGATTACAGAGATAGAGAGAGCTCTCTTTCCAATTTCAATCCCCCTCATggtcatcatcatcttctgcTTCACTACATTACAGCAGACCcaccaaaaaaagagaaaagacgGCTTCTGTACCATTAAAGAGATAGGGACTGGTAACCTAAGTTTGATTAAGCCCTAGAAAAGGGAAGAACCCTAAAGTCCTAAAACTACTACACTTCTTACACCCATTTCCCTATCCATCCATTGCCGGATGATCTGTTAGAAGTAGCCCAGCCCCAGCCAACGGTCTCGTTAGTCCCAGTATTCTGTTGCTGTAAACTCACAGCAAAGAAATGCCACTTTTATGTTACAGACCAGACCCCTTTTGCTAAGTAAAACCATAATTAGTCCAACCAGTTTCTCCCTACTCCATTAATTCCCCTTCTTTTTACagattataattataaatatggaAGAAGAGGGCCGCGGATGGAAAATGGTAATAGCACCATCGCCGCTCTTCCTTCCTAACTAGTTTAATATTCCAGCTAAATTATTCCAGCAACTGAAATCAGCCAACCTGTTTCGCTGCAGGAACGTTTCCTTTCATCTCCTTTTAGGTTCCAACTTTTCCCATTCATATCGCCCTGGGAGTGGCTTGTCATTCACGGGATCAAAGTTATACCTGCAGCAAGGGAGAAAAACGGAATCAGAATCCCCATCGTTGTAGTCTTAGATATGTGCGATTAGGATGCAGAAATTCCCGACTTCTCAATTTTCAGGCGTGCTCGTTAGATTCTCTTTAAAGGTTTTACattttccaaataaaaatagGTGGAAAAATCAAATGATAGGAAAACTGAAAGTTGGAAACAATGATGACCAAATAGAGTTTCTCAAGGAAggaaactggaaaaaaaaaaaaaaaaaaactgtgcTGTGTTACCCCAACCCAAAGGACATTAGGCGAATACCCTTTTCGCCGTCTGCTTTCTTGAAATAGCACAAAACAAAAGGTAATAAATGTAGGAGAGCACCTTCAGATTGCATGCCTTTTGCCGCATGAATGGTAGGTTGTTCATTCAAAGGaaataaaacaaaaggaagAATAAAGAACTCTAACTCATTTTTCATGCATCAAAACAGAACTAGAACCATCTTTCAAATGATAGAATTTACAGAAGCATTTCTTTGTAACACAAAAGTTGGTAAGCTTTCAGGACGGACTGccaatatgcatgtatatgtatCATGACCAAAGAGCACATATCAGCAACCTCAAAATACCATGGTAAAACATAGCTCAAAAGGGTCGAGTAAAGGTACTTCTCAATGAAGCTTCTTTGCTGCTCTTCTTCTGCACCAGCGAAGAACTCATCCATTTCATGTGATGTTGGGATGTGTCTATGCTCTGTATCGCTTACTCTCCTGTTAGCTCCTTCTAAGACTGTAGTGGGCCGGGTACTGGACCCTGGGGTTCTAATAACGTCTGGGTCCCGTACCAAACTACAGGGAGTTGATTCCCTTGTTCCCCTGTAAGAAGAAACAAACTTTAATCCCCATATCAACCATAATGAGCAACCAAAATTTGGCAAGAATGCAAATATCTGTGAATGACAGTAACTAACGAGCACAATAGCTCAAGGAAAGTGCTACTTTTCTTGCTCTTATCATGATCTATTGCTCAATGTAGAGACAAGACATCATATAAGGGAGGTTACCCCAAAGGGGTTCGTGGTCCTACCAATCATATCTGGAATAATAGCTAAAGTCCAAGACACCTTGGGACATTATTTAAAAGCAAAATGAACCGATGTCTCACTATATTTTGAGCACAAATAAAGTTTGCAAGCATACAATTCAAGTTAGAAAAGGATGCTATAAAGTATTATcattgaatttaatataaagtTCTTCATAAAACTGACGAAGTTATAAAAGGAAGACAGGATTTTCACACATTTTAGGTTTTAATCTAATCCTTCCTGCCAAAGAGATATTCACACCACAAGTACAACATGCGAAAAGAAGGATATTCCCACCGATCGGTATCCTAACCAAGTACAAAACTAGTACTGCCATTCAAAAATGCATCTTCTAGTCTATCGCCTGACATTGCAAAAGAATTACAAAAGGCAACGgacaatttattatataagaaATGAACTGCACAAGTTGATTGCACCAATAATTGAAAGCAGAGTGATGATGACAGCACAAATGGTTCGTCACAAATGGTAAAGCCTTCTCGTGAAACAGAAACATCAATTGTACAACATGCACTTGATTTCAGCAATGAAGAGAGATCACAGAAACCACATTATTATGAAGCAAAAATGTCGAATTCCCAATGccagaaaaatgaaaaaggtaataaatttcTGAATTCACCAAATATCCAGATTCTACACTGACCATAGCTTTTGGCTGCAGAGAAGAGATTTGGAAAGCAAACAAACAATCCACAAAAGGAAAACCCAGAAATTCATGTTTGCAGGGAACACAAGCTTTTCAATAAAGCACAAAGATTAAGATTGTCGACAACAAAGGGCAAGTTACCATCACTATTTTGTCACTATTTTGAAAACTGTGATGAAACCTACTCGGAATGCCGTTTCGGAACTCTCTCATTCTCCAAATACGTACAACCAACGGGAAGTTCACGAATTTAAACTCAGGCAAACCCCAACTCCTTGAAATTAACGGCCAATTTAGTTTCCCAGCCaccaaagaagaaaaatccaaatttaTTCTATCAAAAGATCCTTGATTGAGGAAAagttgaagaggaagaagaattcCCCAGAAACCCAGAAATTTCTTCCATGAATGGCATCGAAAACACTCGGCCGACCGACTAATCCCCGGAAAAAGAGATCAAGGGAAagggcagagagagagagagagagagccccCACCTATCTCTACCTTCAAACTCCAAGACATTGTCCCCAAAAGAGGCCTCGCCGGCACCGCCCAACTCACATTTGCTGCAGACCTTGTTCTCGTCGTCCGCCACAGAGTCCTCCCTGCAACTCAACTCATCCGCCGGCTCCTTCTTCTGAGCGTCTTCACCGCCGGCGGCGTTGTTATTCAGAAAGGAGCTGATGGACTCGGTGGAGCCCGGCCTCAGCCTCGAGCTGGCCCTGGTTACGGGGTTAGGGTCGGGTATTTGGCAGGACACCTTCTGGGTCTGCCGCTGGCGCTTGGAGACGGCGATTGGGGGCTTGAGGAGGCGTCGGCTGCGGAGCTGGAGGTAGTTGGCGGCGGCCGGAGGAGGGGATGGTGACTGGGAGCGGCCACCGGAGGCGGCAGCAGCGGCGGCAGCGGCGAGGGTCTTGGCGCGGGTGCGGACGCCGAGGGAGGATTCCATGGCGGCGGCCAAGTCGGGGCCCGCCGTCTTGGCCTTGCGAATGTACTTTCCCAtaactttctttattttttcttccctCTCTCTACTGCTAAGAATCACCAATTCTCATCTCATACagaggggaagagagagagagagagagaggacctAAGGAAGTGAAGTGTAGAGAGAGAAGATGAGAGAataagagggagagagaaagagaggaggacGAGGACGAGGAGGAAAGGTTTTTATTAGGGTTGAGGAAAGGAGAGAGGTTAGGGACTGGTTTTGGCTTTGCTTACCAAAAAGGTTGTCCTGTGGGGTTCGTCTTCTCTCCTTCTGGTTTCTCGGGGAGGGCGACTACGTTTCGCCTCAATTTCTCACGCTATTTTACAATCTTCCTCTCAGTGGGTTATTTAAAGTGGTTATTACATcgtatattttataatttcacTGAATTCTTAAATCTATTatatactttaaaaattattcaaaataatCAATGATTTATATTTGATTCTAAATCTATTCCGACATTAATTCTTCTATCAACATGTAACAGCCATGCTGACATGACACTTTTGAAGATCAACGGCGCCTACGTGGAGCGTTAATCCATACTTGCCACTCTGGAAATTTTCCCTAgatagattttaaaaaatataaaactatGAGATAATGATTGAGAATTCAGTGAAACTATAAAATGTATGACGTAAtaattcataataataataataattttttgagagGAAAACAGTGAGAGCATCTTTTAGAATATAATAGGAAGGAAAATCATAACTTATCAAAcgatgaaaaaaaagagaagaaaaataattttttacagTATTTATCTTTCCTTTCGTATGACAAATactaaaagaaagaaaagctcATTCATCTCATATGCAAAGcccattttactttttttgttcttatttatttatttatttttgtaattttaccaGATATGAATAGTAAAATGAATgagaatatatagatataattcAATTCACCCTCCTTTTTCGATGgataatatcatttttattaatagCAAACATAGTTTACATTGCATAGCCGACAATAGCATCAGCGGACACATACACTAAACGACTGACCATGGGGTCAACCACTCGATTACCAACTAAGAAAATGACCACACCAACACAGATGGTTGAATGATCATCCCTCattaacaaaacaaaagaacaaaCTACACATCCGATATGATAGAATCTCCAAAGCAATTTAGTACTAACCAATTGAGAATTAACCCGACTAAAAGGTCCTTAATACAGTCACCAGGAGGAACAACAAGACGGGCACTTGAGTGGCGTCGAGCAATGTTAGTAAGTTGTCGGCGTGGAATGTCTGACCAGCCAGTAAGTCTTCTCCTTTAAAACTTCACATTCACCGCCAtcttttgattgatttttgatttttttttgttataaataattaataactaTTTAATACTGAATTTAAATAAAGGTGTTTTTACGTCATATATACTATGGTTTCACAGAATTCTCAATCACTATCccatagtttttattttttttttcaaatctatcccaggAAAATTTCCAAAGTTGCATGTAGGCGCCGTTAATCTTCAAACTTGCCATGTCAACATGGCCGTTACATGTTGACGGAAGAATTAatgccgggatagatttgaaaccaaatgTAAACCATAGTCTACTTTGGTTAATTtttaaagcatatgatagatttgagaatcCGGTGAAACTGTAAGATATATAGAGTAATAACccctaatttaaaatataggGTTAAATTCACTGACGGAAGAATTAatgccgggatagatttgaaaccaaatgTAAACCATAGTCTACTTTGGTTAATTtttaaagcatatgatagatttgagaatcCGGTGAAACTGTAAGATATATAGAGTAATAACccctaatttaaaatataggGTTAAATTCACTGACGGAAGAATTAatgccgggatagatttgaaaccaaatgTAAACCATAGTCTACTTTGGTTAATTtttaaagcatatgatagatttgagaatcCGGTGAAACTGTAAGATATATAGAGTAATAACccctaatttaaaatataggGTTAAATTCACTATATAACACGAtatcttgaaaattttcatcacATGGCACGTATCATATTAACTTCACTATTCAgcatgatattttgaaattttttcatgacGTAGCACAACAAGTAATAATTTCACCACATAgcacaaattttgaaatttttccaTCACGTAGTacgatattaatttttcattaatgttTTGTGCTATAtggtgaaaaaatttcaaagttttttactatttggtgaaattattgCTTGTTGTGCtatttcatgaaaaaaaattaaaaaatcgcGTTAAATGATGAAATTAATACGATATTTGTTATGTGGGAAAAATGTTCAAAATATCATGCGATACGAGGATACTAaccctaatatatatatatatatatatattaatattctatttccaaaatatatactatattAGGTTTTTTTACCCGTGCATTACACAAAATTCTTACTACAAATATAATTGTATCCACCTACCTCAAATTTTAATTGCTTTTTTCTGtaaaattcaaaacttttCATAGAGGatataattttcatataattgattaattcatTATAACTACTATATTCCATCAAAAATTAGTATGCCATTAGTTTTTAAgacaattttataattataaaggaAGAAGGATTGCAGACAATATACTCCTGGCTCGTGAACTGGTTAACAATTATCACAGATCTAGGATCACCACTCAATGTGCTGTTAAAGTAGATTTAATGAAAGCCTTGATTCCCATCTCGTGGGATTTCATTCTTGCTGCACTATCTGTTATGGGAATGCCTTCAATGTTTATCAATTGGATTAAGGGATGCATCAGTACTCCCTATTTCTCTGTAGCTCTAAATGGCACTTTAGCAGGATATTTTCCAAGAGCTAGAGAGGTGCAACAAGGAGACCCATTGTCTCATATTTGTTTGTAGTTGGTATGGAAGTGTTGTCTCAATTACTTGATTCTGCAGCTAGATCAAGAAGACTAGGATTCCATCTTAGATGCAAGCCTATCAAACTCACGCTCCTATGTTTTGCTGATAACCTATTTATTTTCACTAATGGTTCGCGTGAATCTCTACTTTCTGTTTTGGATACTCTGGATAAATTTCACAGATGGTCAGGTCTTCGCCTCAACCTAGAGAAATCAGAACTGTAATGTGGAGGACTAATCGAAGAGGATATCCAACAGTTGTTAACTGTTACAAGATTCAAAATAGGGCATCTTCCACTCAAATACCTGGGACTCCCTCTAGTCTCAGGAAAGCTCTCctttaagaataaaaaagggCATCTTCCACTCAAATAACCATGCACACGTTTTACGAATTGAGGATAtaggttttcttaaaatttcaaacatttatttttcgagAAGAGGAAAAATATTTAGTTCAGATTTGGTTACTATTTCCTTTTCTGGGAAATGTTTTAGTTActatttgtaatattgaaaacCTGGGTTCATTACATGGAATCgctatttatattttatctatatattagttattaaaataaGTTCTCCAGTTTTGTGCTATGAGAAATCTCCGTTCACGTGATAAGAATTTTTCACATAAGTTTCTCAAGCACTTTTGTAGCATGCAGTTGATCAACTCTTCAAATTTCCTATACAATATATGCATAACTCAACCAATTTTCTATTATAGAAAAAGGAGAATTTAACTTTCCTTCTCTCCTCTACTTGTCGCATTGtgtctcttcttcctcttccccaTGTCTTCCCATGTAATTGATGCTAGGAAGAGGAAGCATCAGCAGAACAAGCTCAGTGCCATTGCCATTATTATCAATACATACCCTTTTGATCAAGGCCTCTTCTCTAGGCAGCTAGACTCTATGTCTTCGAGTTGTGTCCctgtcccccccccccccccccacccccaaCCTTCTAAGTGCAATTAATGTTGGGAGGAGGCTGCAACGGTCGAAGAAGCTCAGCACCGTCACCGCTGTAGTCAATGCCTCT from Punica granatum isolate Tunisia-2019 chromosome 2, ASM765513v2, whole genome shotgun sequence includes the following:
- the LOC116197094 gene encoding cyclin-dependent kinase inhibitor 5-like, which codes for MGKYIRKAKTAGPDLAAAMESSLGVRTRAKTLAAAAAAAASGGRSQSPSPPPAAANYLQLRSRRLLKPPIAVSKRQRQTQKVSCQIPDPNPVTRASSRLRPGSTESISSFLNNNAAGGEDAQKKEPADELSCREDSVADDENKVCSKCELGGAGEASFGDNVLEFEGRDRGTRESTPCSLVRDPDVIRTPGSSTRPTTVLEGANRRVSDTEHRHIPTSHEMDEFFAGAEEEQQRSFIEKYNFDPVNDKPLPGRYEWEKLEPKRR